The genomic stretch AGCGGACCAGCCGGGGTCACCAGCGAGATGCAATGGTCGATCGCGGCCGAAGTGCTCAGCGAGGACCACACCGTGCCCAACCTCCTGCACTTCTGAGGCGAACCTTCAGGGAACCTGGAATGAACCTGAATCGGTAACCGTTCCAGCAGCGATGGGGGTGGGTCCCGCAGCATGAAGGGACGAGTCGACACGATCCGCCTCCATGGCAGCCAGCACCGTCCCCCCCACCGACCTCGGCGCGTCGCCATCCCTGGATGGCCACGCCCTGGCCGAGGCGATGCGCCGGCATCTGTTCTTCACGCAGGCCAAGTCACCGTCGCTGGCCACCAGCCACGACTACTACCGGGCCCTGGCGATGGCCGTGCGCGATCAGCTGCTGCAGAGCTGGGTGGACACGGCCGAGGCCTACACCCAGAAGGGGGTGCGCACGGTGTCCTACCTCTCGGCCGAGTATCTGCTGGGTCCTCACCTGGAGAACAACCTCGTCAATCTGGGGCTGCGCGAGGCGGCCCAGGAGGCCTGCGACGAGCTGGGCCTCGATCTGATGCACCTGATCGCCCAGGAGCCGGAACCGGGGCTGGGGAATGGCGGTCTCGGACGCCTGGCGGCCTGTTTCCAGGAATCGATGGCCAGCCTCGAGCTGCCGGCGATCGGCTATGGCATCCGCTACGAATTCGGTATTTTCCGCCAGCAGATCCTGCGCGGCAGCCAGGTGGAGAGCACTGATCCCTGGCTGGCTCAGGGCAACCCCTGGGAAGTGATCCGTGCCGAATGGACCTACCCGGTCACGATCGGGGGTCATACGGTGATGGGCGTGGCCTACGACACCCCGATCCTGGGCTATGGCGTGCACACCGCCAATACCCTGCGGCTGTGGTCGGCCCAGGCGCCGGAATCCTTTGATTTCGCCTCCTTCAATGCCGGTGATTACACCCGTGCAGTGCTGCAGAAGATCAATTCGGAGACCCTGTCGAAGGTGCTCTATCCGAACGATGAGACCGACCAGGGCAAGCAGCTTCGCCTGAGTCAGCAGATCTTCTTTGTGAGCTGCTCCCTGCAGGACATGTTCCGCATCCTCAAGGGGCAGGGGTTGCCGGTCACGGAGTTCCACACCAAATTCGCCGTTCAGCTCAACGACACCCATCCGGCCATCGCCGTGGCCGAGCTGATGCGGCTGCTGATCGATGAGCACGGTGTCGACTGGGACACCGCCTGGTCGATCACCACGGCCTGCATCAGCTACACCAACCACACCCTGCTGCCGGAGGCCCTCGAGACCTGGGGTGTCGACCTGTTCGAGCAGCTGCTGCCGCGCCAGCTGGAGATCATCTACGAGATCAACACCCGCTTCCTGCGCATGGTGCGCATCCGGAATCCAGGCCAGCCGGCCCTTCTGGAGAAGATGTCCCTGATTCAGGAGGGTCCCTACCGCAAGGTGCGCATGGCCAACCTTGCCGTGGTGGGCAGCCATCGGGTCAACGGTGTGGCAGAACTGCACAGCAAGCTGGTGCGCAAGGATCTCTTCTCACACTTCGTGGAGCTGTGGCCGGAGAAGTTCACCAATGTCACCAATGGTGTCACTCCCAGGCGCTGGATTGCCGTGGCGAATCCGTCACTCTCAGCCCTGCTCGATGACACGATCGGCAGCACCTGGCGCCGCGATCTCGGCGAGCTCTCCCGCCTCGAATCGTATGCCGACGATGGAAACTTCCTGGACCGCTGGCGCGGTGTGCGGGATCACAACAAGCAACGACTCTCCAACCTGATCCACCAGCAACTGGGCGTACTGGTGGATCCCGCCTCCCTGTTCGATGTGCAGGTGAAGCGGATCCACGAATACAAGCGCCAGCACCTGGCGGCATTGCAGATCGTTGAGCGTTACCTGCGCATCCGCAACGGCGAGGACCTGCCGCCGCGCACCTTCATCTTTGGAGGTAAGGCAGCCCCGGGCTACGCCATGGCCAAGCTGATCATCCGCCTGATCGGCGGCATCGCCGAGATCGTGAACATGGATCCGGCCATGGATGGGCGCCTGCGGGTGGTGTTCCTGCCCAACTTCAGCGTCAGCCTGGGGCAGAAGGTCTACCCGGCGGTGGATCTCTCCGAGCAGATCTCCACCGCCGGCCTGGAGGCCTCCGGCACCGGCAACATGAAGATGGCCCTGAACGGGGCTGTCACGATCGGTACCCTCGATGGCGCCAACATCGAGATCAGAGATCTCGTGGGCCACGACAACTTCTTCCTGTTCGGCCATACCGCCGAGCAGCTGGAGGTGATCAACCGGGGCGGGTACCATCCGATGCCCTGGCTGGAGAGCGACCCGATCGCGCGGGAGGCCATCGACCTGATCGGCTCCGGCCATTTCAGCGAGGGCGATCGCGATCTGTTCCACCCCCTGCTGGCCAACCTCTGCGGCAGCGATCCCTTCCGAGTCATGGCCGACATCGGCGACTACCGCAGGGCCCACAACGCCGTGGATGCCGCCTGGGTGGATTCCGTGGGCTGGAGCCGCATGTCGCTGCTCAATTCAGCCCGTTGCGGTTTCTTCAGCAGCGACCGCTCGATCCGCGACTATGCAGAACGGATCTGGAACGTGGAGTCGATGCCCATCAATGCCTGCACGGTGCTTCCCTCGGCCCAGCCGGGTTCCCGCTGAGCCGATGGTGGTCACTGAGTCGATCCGGCCGGCCTCCGCGGAACCTGGCTGGATGCCCGTCACCGCCGCGGAGGCGGAGAAGCGCCTGAGCGCCAGGGGCATCCAGCTCACCCTCGGCGGTGAGCCCACGGTGGTGCCGTTCGAACCCGAGGGGGCCGAGTGGTCGGTGGCGGCCGATGGCCCCACCAAGCTCAGCTATGCCCGTCGGCTGGCCGCTGAACTGCAGCGGCGGGTCTGGCCCGGCAGCACCCTGATGTACTGCCCGGGCAAGCGCTACGACGGCGAGGTGAATCCTCGCTGGGCCCTGCGACTGATCACGGGCCTCGATGGCGGTCCCCTGGTGGCATGGCCTCAGCAGGCGCCGACCACATCCCCGGCCGATCAGGCCTCTCTGCCCCACCTGCCGGCCAAGCGGGCCGAGGATTTCCTGCATGGGATCGGCAAGTCCCTCGGCCATGAGGTGCACCCCCTGCGGCTGAAGGATCCCCTGGATCCCAGCTCCAGGATCTGGGCCGTCCCCCTGTCCCACAGCACTCCGACCGAGGAGGAGCCTGACCTCCCCGAAGGCTGGCAGGCCGCCCGCTGGCCGCTGGCCAAACCCCTGCGCGAGCTGCTCCCCGCCAGTGGACCGGCGGGGCTGCGCCTGCCGCTTCAGCACTTCCCGGAAGGTGTGCTGCGTCAGGTGCTCACCCTGGAGGTCAGCCCCCGCGGCTGGAACCTCTTCCTGCCGCCCCTGCCCCGCCAGCCCCTCGAGCAGCTGCTGCATCTGATCGCCGAGGCCAGTACCGGCTGGAGTCAGCCTGAACTCAGCGGCGTGCTCCCCGCTGATCTCGATGGCCGCTGGAATGTGCTGGGGCTGACGGCCGATCCCGGCGTTCTGGAGGTGAACCTGCCCGTCTGCCACGGCTGGGCCGACTACAACTTCTGGATCCACACCCTGACCGAGGCCTCCGAGGCGGTGGGGCTGCGCAGCTGGAAGCAGGTGGGGGAGCGCCAGGAAGGCACCGGCGGTGGCAACCACCTGCTCTGGGGAGGCCCAAGCCTCGAGACCAATCCCTTCTTCTCGAGGCCGGCCTGGCTGGTGGCGATCCTGCGCTTCTGGCAGCGGCATCCCAGCCTCTCCTATCTGTTCGGAAACAGCTCCGTCGGCCCGGCGTCCCAGGCCCCCCGTCTCGATGAAGGCAGTGCCAGTTCCCTGGATCTGCAGCTGGCCCACCGGGCAATCGAATCGCTTCCTGAGGGTGATCAGCGCATCCTGATCAGTGAGACCCTGCGCCACCTCCATGCCGACCGCAGCGGGAACACCCACCGCAGCGAGATCAGCTTCGACAAGTTCTGGAATCCCGCCTGGGCGGCCGGATGTCAGGGCCTGATCGAGTTCCGGGCCATCGAAACCCTGCCCGATCCCGCCTGGACCGGTGCCATCGCCCTGCTGTGGAGCGCCCTGGCCGCCCACCTGCTCGATCCGGCCCACCGCCCCAGCCGGCTCGAGCCCTTCGGCGAGCGTCTTCACGATGCGATGCAGCTGCCGCAGGCCATCTGGACCGACCTTCAGGCGGTGCTGGATCTGCTGGCCCGAGATGGTCTGGTGCTGGAGCCTGAGCCCTTCCGTGGGATCTGGGAGTGGCGTTTCCCCCTGCTGCTGAGCTGGGAGCAGGAGGGAGCCCGGCTGGAGATCCGACGGGCTCTAGAACCCTGGCCCCTGCTCTGCGACACCCCGGTGCAGGGAGGAAACACCAGCCGCTTCGTCGACAGTTCTCTGCAGCGGCTCGAGCTGAAGGCCAATACAGCGTTTCTGCAGTCCTGTTCGCTGCGGTTGAACGGCCGGGAGCTGCCCCTGGGCGACGGCTGGCTCGGCGTGCGCTACCGGCACAGCCGCCTCTACCCCTCCCTCCACCCCTGCATCGATCCCCATCTGCCATTGCGGCTGGAGATCAGTGGCCTGGCCATGGCCGGCTATGAGCTCGGGGCCGAGGGCTCAGACCGGATCAGCTTCGAACCCGTCCCCGTTCCCGAGGATGACGGCAGGCCCCAGGCCCCTCCCTGGCCCGCACCGTCTCCAGGTCTACGCACCCTTGATCTGAGGCTGGGATGAGTCAGCTGCTGATCACCGGCGGTGCCGGCTTCATCGGAAGCCACACCTGCCTGGTTCTGCTGGAAGCGGGCCACAGCCTGGTGGTGCTCGACGATTTCTCCAACAGCTCCCCCGAAGCCCTGAGGCGTGTCCAGGAGCTGGCTGGCCCGGTCGCGGCCCCACGGCTGCAGGTGATCGAAGGTGACCTGCGCCGTTCAGGGGATCTGGCGCGGGCCTTTGCCGCGGCGCCCATCGAGGCCGTGGTCCACTTCGCCGGTCTCAAGGCGGTGGCTGAATCCGTGGCCGATCCCCTGCGCTACTGGGACGTGAATCTGTCGGGCAGTCGCGCCCTGCTGGCGGCCATGGTTCAGGCCGGTTGCCGCACGATTGTCTTCAGCAGCAGTGCCACCCTCTACGGCTCCCCGGAGTCGGTGCCGATCGCCGAATCCGCCCGGGTCGAACCGGTGAACCCCTACGGCTACACCAAGGCGGCGGTGGAGCGGATGCTGGCTGATGTGCATGCCAGCGAGCCGGGCTGGCGGGTGGCGCGGCTGCGCTACTTCAACCCGGTCGGGGCCCACCCCAGCGGACGCATCGGCGAGGATCCAGGGGGCATCCCCAACAATCTGTTCCCCTTCCTCAGCCAGGTGGCGGTGGGCCGCCGCCCACGGCTGCAGGTGTTCGGCTCCGACTGGCCCACCCCCGACGGCACCGGCGTCCGCGATTACATCCACGTGATGGATCTGGCGGAGGGCCACAGGGCGGCCCTTGAGGTGTTGATGGCCGAGCCCCCCCAGCTGCTCACCCTCAACCTGGGCAGCGGCCGGGGCCATTCGGTGCTGGAGGTGGTGGCGGCCTTCGAGCGGGCCTGCGGCACCCCCGTTCCCTATGACCTGGTGCCCAGGCGGTCAGGAGATGTGGCGGCGACCGTGGCGGATCCGTCGCTGGCGGAACGGCGCCTGTCCTGGCGTACCCAGCGCGACCTCGACGCCATCTGTCGCGATGGCTGGGCCTGGCAGCGTGCCAATCCCCAGGGCTATGGGCCTCGTGGGGACTGACGACCCACTCCAGCAGCACCTGATCCTGGCCGGGGGCGGCCACAGCCATGCCCTGCTGCTGCGCCGCTGGGCGATGGAGGGTCTTCCCCGGGGGGTGCTGATCACCCTGGTGAGCCGCACCAGCACCGCGCTCTACAGCGGGATGGTGCCGGGCCTGATCGCCGGGCTCTACAGCCGCCGCGAGACCGGCATCGATCTTCGTCGCCTCTGCGACCGTGCTGGGGTGCGCTTCGTGCGGGCCGAGATCACCGGTCTGAATCCGGCCGAGCGTGAGCTGCGGCTGGCTGGCCGTCCTTCCCTGCACTGGGACAGGCTCAGCCTGGATGTGGGGGCTGTCACGCCGGGTTCCGGCGGCATGGCGATCAAGCCGCTGGAGCCGTTTCTGGCCTGGTGCGGGGCCCTGACGCCCGGCGAGGCCCCCAGCCGGGTGCTGGGTGGCGGGGCTGCCGGGGTGGAGGTGGCCCTGGCGCTGAAGGCCCGGGGCCTGAGGGTGGAGCTGGTGCGACGCGGGGACAGCCTTGCCCTGGGCTCGCCAGGGGCCAACCGGGCCGGCGAGCGGATGCTGGCGGCGGCGGGCGTGGCCCTGAGGACCGCCGATCCCGAAGCCGACCCCGGCGTGCCGGCCGATGGCCCGGCCCCCCTTGTGCGCTGCACGGGCAGCCGGGCTCCGCACTGGCTGGCGGCCGGCGGTCTGCCCTGTGATCCGTCCACGGGTCGCGTCTTCACGGAGGCCAGCCTTGAGGTGGAAGGCCATCCCGGTGTGTTCGCCTGCGGCGACTGCGGCCTGGTGCGCGCGGCGCCACGCTCTCCCAGCGGGGTCTGGGCGGTGCGTGTGGCTCCGGTGCTGGCGGCCAATCTGCGCCGCTCCCTGCGCGGGGAACCCCTGCGCCCCTGGCATCCCCCCCGCTGTGCCCTGCAGCTGCTGGGGGACGGCGGTGCCGTCGATGGCCAGCCCCGTGCCCTGGCTCAGTGGGGACCCCTGTGCCTGGGGCCCTCCCGCTGGCTGTGGTGGTGCAAGGCCTGGATCGACCGCCGCTTCATCAGCCGCTTCCAGGCCCTGGCGCCTATGGCCGAGGAGAGCCCCTGCCGGGGCTGCGCTGCCAAGCTGGGTGCCGCTCCCCTGCGCGGGGCCCTGGAGCGGCTGGGATCACCCGGGGGGGACGATGCCGCGGTGATCGCCGGTTCGCTGGATGAAGGACTGGTGCTGCAGAGCCTCGATGGCTTCCCCGCCCTGGTGGGCGATGACTGGCTGAACGGCCGGCTCACCACCCTGCATGCCTGCTCCGACCTCTGGGCCTGCGGCGCCCGGGTGGAGAGCGCCCAGGCCCTGGTGACCCTGCCCCGGGGAGCGGCGGCGCTGCAGGAGGAGTGGTTGCTCCAGACCCTGGCCGGGGTGCGCTCTGTGCTCGATCCCCTCGCTGCCCGGCTGGTGGGGGGGCACACGCTGGAGCAGCGCACCACAGCCGAGGGACTCAGCCTCGCTCTGAGCGTGACCGGCCGTTCTGAGCCGGGCCGTTTCTGGGCCAAGGGCGATCTGGCCGCCGGTGATCGGTTGCTGCTCAGCCGCCCGATCGGCAGCGGTGTGCTCTTCGCGGCAGCGATGGCCGGTGCGGCGGAGCCGGAGTGGCTCGACGGGGTCCTGGAGGAGATGGCTCAAAGCCAGCAGCCGCTGGTGGACCTGCTGGCCGCCCATGGCTGCCGCGCCTGCACCGATGTGACGGGGTTCGGCCTGCTGGGGCACCTCGGCGAGATGTTGCAGGCCGCGGCGGAACCCCTGCGGGTGGTGCTGGAGCCCCAGGCCCTGCCCGCCTTCTCCGGGGCGCTGGAGCTGCTGGAGCGGGGCTTCGCCAGCAGCCTGGCCCCCGCCAACCGCAGCGCCTGGGTGGAGCTGGAGAGTGGCAGGGTTCAGGCCGGGGCGCTCAAGCCCTGCTTGCGGGAGCTGCTGATCGACCCCCAGACCTGCGGTCCGTTGCTGGCGTCACTGCCGGCAGCGGCGGCCGAGGCGGCACTGGCTGCCGTGCGTGCCGGAGGATTTCCCCGGGCCGAGCTGATCGGGACGGTGCTGGCGGCCCCGGCCTGAGAAGGCCTTGGACCTCAGCGGTCCCGGACCTCAGCGCACCGGAAGGCTCATGTCCGAGCGGCCGTAGCGGTCATCGAAGCGGACGATGTCGTCTTCGCCGAGGTAGGGGCCGCTCTGCACCTCGATCATCTCCACGGGGATCTTGCCGGGATTGCTGAGACGATGTTTGGAGCCAAGCGGGATGTAGGTGCTCTGGTTTTCGCCCAGGAGCTCCTGGATGCCGTCTTTTTCCACCACGGCGGTGCCCTGCACCACCACCCAGTGCTCGGCGCGGTGGTGGTGCATCTGCAGCGAGAGGCTGGCTCCGGGGTTGACCATGATCTTCTTGACCTGCCAGCGGCTGCCCTCGACGATGCCGTCGTAGGAGCCCCAGGGACGGTAGATGCGGCGGTGGGCCTTCCCTTCGGGGCTGCCGCTGACGGCGAGGCGGTTCACGATGGTCTTGACCTCCTGGGCGCGGTCGCGGTGGGCCACCAGCACGGCGTCATCGGTTTCGACCACCACCAGGTCCTCCACCCCCAGGCCCACCACCAGCCGGTGTTCGCTGCGCAGGTAGCAGTTGCGTGACCCTTCACTGATCACCCGGCCCCGCAGCACATTGCCGTCGTCATCGCGCGTTCCGGTGTCCCACAGGGCGCTCCAGCTGCCCACATCGCTCCAGCCCGCCTTCAGGGGCAGTACCGCGCCCAGGCCCGTGCGCTCCATCACCGCCACGTCGATGGCGACATTGGGGCAGCTGGCGAACGACTCCCGCTCCAGGCGCAGGAAATCGAGATCGGCGCTGTCGTGGTCGATGGCGGCGCGGCAGCAGCTCACCACCTCCGGGGCCAACCGCTCCAGTTCGGCGAGGATGGCGCTGGCACGGAACAGGAACATCCCGCTGTTCCAGGTGAAGCGGCCGCTGGCCAGGAAACTCTCCGCCGTGTCCGCATCGGGCTTCTCCACGAATCGGGCGATCGGAGTGGGGGCCGGAATCGACGCTTCGCCAGGGCCTGTGCTGGCCCTGGTCAGGGGCTCCACCGCCTCGATGTAGCCGTAGCCGGTTTCCGGGGCCGTGGGCACGATGCCGAAGGTCACCAGCAGGCCTCCCTCGGCCGCGGCGCGGCCAGCCTCGACTGTGGCGCGGAAGCGTGCTCCGTCCTGGATGACGTGATCGGCGGCGAGCACCAGCAGCAGGGGATCCTCCCCCCGGCTGGTGGCGTGCAGGGCCGCCACGGCGATCGCCGGGGCTGTGTTGCGGCCGAGAGGTTCCAGCAGGATGGCGCCGGGCTCCACCCCGATCTGGCGCATCTGCTCGGCCACGATGAACCGGTGGTCCTCGTTGCAGATCAGCAGCGGAGGGGCCAGCTGGTTCAATCCCTTGAGCCGCAACTGGGTCTGCTGCAGCAGGGTCTCCTCGCCGCTGCCGGACAGGGGCCAGTACTGCTTGGGATAACTGGCGCGCGACAGCGGCCAGAGGCGGGTGCCGGTGCCGCCGCAGAGGATCACTGGCACGAGGGCGACCGCTGGGCTCATCGTCTGATCTTCCCTTGATGGGTCAATGCTGGCTCGAATCTTATGGGGAACACCCCGGAGCGCCAGCGGTCAGTCCCAGCCTCAGGTGTCGAGCAGCCCCGGCGGCGGCGTGATCTCGAGCCAGCCGCCGGCGATGTCCACCCGTGGCACGATCGCCTCCACGAAGGGGATCAGCGCCCGCCGGGGCTGGTCACCGCTGAGCTCGACCTCCAGCAGGTCGTTGCCGGCATGGATCAGATCCACCACGGTGCCGATCACCTCGCCATGGGGCGCCAGTCGAACCTGCAGTCCCTGCAGGTCGAGCAGGTGGAACTCCCCCTCCTGCAGCCGGGGCCGATCGCCCGCTTCCACCAGGAGATCCTGATGCACCAGGGCCTCGGCCTCCTCCCGCGTGCCGACCCCCTCCAGCCGCACCACGAACAGTTCCCGGCCGGGCAGTTGACGGCCGGAGAGCAGTCGCACGGCCCGGGCGGGCTCCTGGGCCCGGCGCAGCCAGCGCTGACCAGGCCGGGTGAAACGTTCAGGGAAGTCGGTGCGGGGCAGCACCCTCAGCTCTCCCTGCAGCCCCTGGGCCGCCACCACCTTCCCCACCACCAGCCACGCCTCCGGCGCGTCCGTTTCGCTCACCATCGCTTCACCACCATCGACTGACCCGCCGGGCATCTGCGCCCATCCTGCCGATCGGCTTGATAATGGAACCAACTTCTGCACTCACTCCATGGCTGCGGCTGAGTCCTCTTCAGCAGATGCGTCGCCTGAGGTGGCGCCGGTGCTTCCAGGCACCACCGTGGTGGTCCGCGATGGACGCTCGATCTACAACGGCTACAGGGGTTTTGTGCAACGCATCAGCGGCAGCCAGGCAGCTGTGCTGTTCGAAGGGGGCAACTGGGACAAGCTGGTCACGATGCCGTTGAAGACCCTGGAAGCGAGCTGATCGCCTGCCGCTGCTCGAGAGCCGAGCGGGCCGCCTGCTGCTCGGCGCCTCGGCGGGACCCTCCCCAGCCTTCCGCCACCGGCTGCCCTTGCAGATCCACCCAACAGTGGAAGCGCCGGGGGTCGCCATGGCGGCGGCTGTGTTCTTCACAGCGGTAGTGGGGCAGGCCGAGCCCCCGGGCCTGGCTCCACTCCTGCAGACCCGTTTTCCAGTTGTGGCGGTAGGGATCGGCCAGCAGCTCGCTGGTGCTCCGCTGCCAGTGGGGGGTGAGCCAGGTGTGCACCGGCTCCAGACTGCCAGTGGCCTCATAGAGCCCGCCGATCAGGGCCTCGCAGATCTCGGCGCGGATCGTCTGCCGCGCCGCGCTGTCCCCCGCCGCCACCGGGCCGAGGTGAACCATCGCCTCGATGCCGCAGCACTGTCCCAGCTCCGCCAGCCAGCGGTCGCTCACCAGCTGGGCCCGCAGGGCCGAGCGCTGGCCGACGTCCATGGTCTTGTGATGGCGCTCGAGAAACTCCGCCGCTGCCAGGCGCAGGACGGCATCTCCGAGAAACTCCAACCGCTCGTGGTTGATCGGCAGGCCGGCGGAGCTGTGGGTGAGGGCCTCCTCGACCGGGGCGAGATCGAAGTCGGGGTTGAGGGGATCAGTCAGCCCGGGGCCCCTCAGTCCGAGGTCCGCGAGGAACTGCACCAGGCTGCGGCAGCGCTCGTCACTCAGGGGCACGGGAGCTTCGCGGAGGGCCGTTGGCCTCCCTGCAGAGGCCGGAAAGGGTGAAAGCAGGACATAAGCCGGGTTCTGTTCCGGTCCGCCGGGGCGGACCGGGGTGGGCATCTGTCTGGGACCGCCGTTACCGACGGCCTCGAGCGGCGCACTTGTGTCGGGACGGGTGTCATGGCCAACCGTTGTCCCTGGGCCTTGCTCCCAGCCGGGGTTTACCGAGCCAGCACCTCTCGATGCTGCTGGTGCGCTCTTACCGCACCCTTGCACCCTTGCCTGTGCTCGGGGCCAGGCCCCGGCCATCGGCGGTGTGTTTCTGTGGCACTATCCTCACGGTCACCCGCACTGGGCGTTACCCAGCAAGCCTGGCCATTGGGGAGCCCGGACTTTCCTCAACCGAAGCCGGAGCCACCAGCCGAAGCCGGCGTCACCCTTCGATCGCGACCACCTCGCCTGCTTTCGAAGCCGAGTTTAGGTTGCGTGGGGATCGGGTCGGATAATGGTGACGTTGGGGCTGTAGCTCAGCCGGATAGAGCGACGGTTTCCTAAACCGTAGGTCGTGGGTTCGAGTCCCGCCAGCCCCGTCTGCCCACGTGGTAGGGAACGCTACCGGTGGTGGCCTTCCCAAACAGTGCTCCCTGGCTAGCGTGGGCGCGGCCGTGAATCCTGAATGAACGAGCTTCACGATCTCCGTCTGCGCTTGCTGGTTCAGCAGGAGGGTGAACGGATCGCCCGCAGTCAGCCCGACGAGCTGGATCTCTCTGTCGTCCAGGCCCGCTGCCTCTGCTGGCTGGCCCTCCTGGCCGAAGTGCATCAGGAGCAGTCGGTCGAGGCGGAGCAACGGGGCGACATGGAGCAGGCGATGGGCTGGTTCGCCGACTCGATGCGCCTGCGCGATGTGATCCAGCTGGTGAGCTCGATCGAAATCCCGCTGCCCAGCATCCAGGAGGACGGCGACGACAGCGACGATGACGACGACCAGCTGGACCTGCTCGGCCCCTTCGATCGTCTGGTCTGAGCCATCAGGAGTTCTCGGCGGCGCCCCTGAGCATCCAATGCCATGATGGACGTTAAGGAACCAAGGGAGCGCGGTGCCCGAAGAGCCCTGCCAATGCCCTGACTGCCAACGGTTCTATCGGGAACATGACCGATTGATCCGGGAGAACCCCACCCTGCGGCAGCAGCAGGAACTGAACTGGGCGGCCCTGCAGTCCTTCCGCACCCTGGCCGGCCGGGTGCTCGAAGAGCTGCAGAAGAGCCAGGGTGACGGCGAAGCCGAGGTGCCGGCCCCTCAGCCCGCCTCCGCAGCTGCGTCAGGGGCCGCTGGCGCTCCCGAGGAGGAGGGCCTGCAGCAGGCGATCGCCGATCTCGAGAACATCAACGCCCACCTGTTCTCGATCGAAGCGTTGATGGAGCGCATCTTCGATGTGCGTGTGCCTGAGGATGTGGAGCAGAAATTCCGGGAGGTGGCCGGAGAGCTGGCCCCCGACCCCCTCAATGCCGACCGTCTGCGGCTGAACCGCCTGCTCCACCAGACCCCCGACCTTCCGGACCACCGGCCCTGAGGCCCCTCAGTCGATCACGCAGCTGATCGTCACCGGGAACGGCTCCGCCCGCCAGATCCTCTCGGCGTATTCACGGATGGAGCGGTCGCTGCTGAAGAAGCCGGTGCGTGCCGTGTTCAGCAGTGACATCCGGTTCCAGGTGGTGCGATCACCCCAGGCCTGACTGACCGCGTCCTGGGCGCGCATGTAGTCGCTGAAGTCCGCCATCACGAAGTAGGGATCCCGGCCGGTGAGGTTCTGGAGCAGGGGCTTGAACAGCTCCGTGTCGCCATTGCTGAAGTGACCCTGCTCCACCAGGTGCAGAACCTCCGGCAGTTCCGGGATGCTCGGAATCAGCTCCCAGGGGTGGTAGGGCCCCGCGCGCAGGGCCTCGATGCCGTCGGTGGTGTGCCCGAAGAGGAAGAAATTCTCGGCGCCCACCTGCTCACGGATCTCCACGTTGGCGCCATCGAGGGTGCCGATGGTGAGTGCTCCGTTCATGGCGAATTTCATGTTGCCGGTGCCGGAGGCCTCCAGCCCGGCCGTGGAGATCTGCTCGGAGAGGTCCGAGGCCGGATACACCCGTTGCCCCAGGCTGACGTTGTAGTCGGGCAGGAACACCACCCTCAGGCGGCCGTCCATGTCCGGGTCGGCGTTGACCGTTTCGGCGATGCCGTTGAGGAAGCGGATGATCAGCTTGGCCATGTAATAGCCGGGAGCCGCCTTGCCTCCGAAGATCACGGTGCGCGGGGCGAGGGTGTCGCCCAAGCCGTTCTTGATGCGCAGGTACTGGGCGATCACCTGCAGGGCATTCAGATGCTGGC from Synechococcus sp. CBW1107 encodes the following:
- the selD gene encoding selenide, water dikinase SelD; the protein is MGLVGTDDPLQQHLILAGGGHSHALLLRRWAMEGLPRGVLITLVSRTSTALYSGMVPGLIAGLYSRRETGIDLRRLCDRAGVRFVRAEITGLNPAERELRLAGRPSLHWDRLSLDVGAVTPGSGGMAIKPLEPFLAWCGALTPGEAPSRVLGGGAAGVEVALALKARGLRVELVRRGDSLALGSPGANRAGERMLAAAGVALRTADPEADPGVPADGPAPLVRCTGSRAPHWLAAGGLPCDPSTGRVFTEASLEVEGHPGVFACGDCGLVRAAPRSPSGVWAVRVAPVLAANLRRSLRGEPLRPWHPPRCALQLLGDGGAVDGQPRALAQWGPLCLGPSRWLWWCKAWIDRRFISRFQALAPMAEESPCRGCAAKLGAAPLRGALERLGSPGGDDAAVIAGSLDEGLVLQSLDGFPALVGDDWLNGRLTTLHACSDLWACGARVESAQALVTLPRGAAALQEEWLLQTLAGVRSVLDPLAARLVGGHTLEQRTTAEGLSLALSVTGRSEPGRFWAKGDLAAGDRLLLSRPIGSGVLFAAAMAGAAEPEWLDGVLEEMAQSQQPLVDLLAAHGCRACTDVTGFGLLGHLGEMLQAAAEPLRVVLEPQALPAFSGALELLERGFASSLAPANRSAWVELESGRVQAGALKPCLRELLIDPQTCGPLLASLPAAAAEAALAAVRAGGFPRAELIGTVLAAPA
- a CDS encoding mannose-1-phosphate guanylyltransferase/mannose-6-phosphate isomerase, encoding MSPAVALVPVILCGGTGTRLWPLSRASYPKQYWPLSGSGEETLLQQTQLRLKGLNQLAPPLLICNEDHRFIVAEQMRQIGVEPGAILLEPLGRNTAPAIAVAALHATSRGEDPLLLVLAADHVIQDGARFRATVEAGRAAAEGGLLVTFGIVPTAPETGYGYIEAVEPLTRASTGPGEASIPAPTPIARFVEKPDADTAESFLASGRFTWNSGMFLFRASAILAELERLAPEVVSCCRAAIDHDSADLDFLRLERESFASCPNVAIDVAVMERTGLGAVLPLKAGWSDVGSWSALWDTGTRDDDGNVLRGRVISEGSRNCYLRSEHRLVVGLGVEDLVVVETDDAVLVAHRDRAQEVKTIVNRLAVSGSPEGKAHRRIYRPWGSYDGIVEGSRWQVKKIMVNPGASLSLQMHHHRAEHWVVVQGTAVVEKDGIQELLGENQSTYIPLGSKHRLSNPGKIPVEMIEVQSGPYLGEDDIVRFDDRYGRSDMSLPVR
- the rimM gene encoding ribosome maturation factor RimM (Essential for efficient processing of 16S rRNA); translation: MVSETDAPEAWLVVGKVVAAQGLQGELRVLPRTDFPERFTRPGQRWLRRAQEPARAVRLLSGRQLPGRELFVVRLEGVGTREEAEALVHQDLLVEAGDRPRLQEGEFHLLDLQGLQVRLAPHGEVIGTVVDLIHAGNDLLEVELSGDQPRRALIPFVEAIVPRVDIAGGWLEITPPPGLLDT
- a CDS encoding NAD(P)H dehydrogenase subunit NdhS, with translation MAAAESSSADASPEVAPVLPGTTVVVRDGRSIYNGYRGFVQRISGSQAAVLFEGGNWDKLVTMPLKTLEAS
- the rnc gene encoding ribonuclease III; the encoded protein is MSDERCRSLVQFLADLGLRGPGLTDPLNPDFDLAPVEEALTHSSAGLPINHERLEFLGDAVLRLAAAEFLERHHKTMDVGQRSALRAQLVSDRWLAELGQCCGIEAMVHLGPVAAGDSAARQTIRAEICEALIGGLYEATGSLEPVHTWLTPHWQRSTSELLADPYRHNWKTGLQEWSQARGLGLPHYRCEEHSRRHGDPRRFHCWVDLQGQPVAEGWGGSRRGAEQQAARSALEQRQAISSLPGSSTAS